The window AGCATCATGAGAATCTGATGCTGACTGCGGTATACCCCTGTCTGCTTTAAGCGTTCATCCAGAATATATCGGTGCAGCTTCATAATCCTCATATATCTTACCATCACGCCATGGGTCGGCGAAAGGTTTCCCTTTAATCCTTTATCCCGGAACGGACACATTGGTTTCATTTGCAAATATTCCCCTTTCTGTTAGCTTACTAATAATTAGCTAATTAACTATACAGCAGTATATCACCTTATACCCTGGTTTGCAACCCGATAAATTTTGAAAATTTTGTGAATTTTCTACTATGATAACCCATTTTAGGGCTTCCATTCCCATGTCCAAAAAACTTTCCGCCCTGCTGCCTATAACAGCCATGGATCTTTCATGGCGGCATGGCATCACGGCGGTCAACTGCAGAAATCAGATTTTTTTCTAACCCTTTACCTTTTCTATTCCATTGGGAATCTTCACAGAATCAGAAAGTAAAAGCATCTGGTTCCATAGTTCTAAGTACTCTTTGCTGCTCATGTCTTTTATGGGCCTTTGCATTTCATATAACTCATGCATTTTTCCGTTCTTTATTAAAAAGCTTTCCGGCGTATGGTACTGCAGCTCAAAAATCTGGCCTTCAGGAGAGCGCAAGGTGGTATTGATTCCCTTATAAGGACTCTGCCTGTCAAGCCAGTAATTCTTGATTTCAACTGTATCATAGCCTGATTCCAAATAAAGCTCCATGGTTTTTAAAACCTTCTCCGCAAGCTCTTCCGCAGGAGCCGTATAAGTATATCTTAATATGTCCTTTACCTCATATCCCTGAAATCCCGGACCGTATTTCCTTTGGATCTTTTTCAGATATGAATTCCTGGATTTTATGCGGTTTTCCATTCCCGCCATGTCCATTCCTGCCCGTTTTGCCATTGCCCTGACCTGCCTTGTAATCTTTGGTTCATACTTCGCAGCCCTGTTGTAACAGGATATTCCCTTTACTTGAAGCCTGATGACCCCATGATCATACTGCCTTCCATCCCAAATGCGATTCCGCCACATTTTCTCCCCGCGCATTGTCCTGAATTTCCTTCGACACTTTTATCATATCATTCAGCATATGCAGAGGTCCCGGAAATTGTGTCTGTATTATTTCATGACAGGACCAAGGAATCCAAAAGCAGGAGGTCCATGAAAAAGCGGAGGCCTGAATCCTATGCAGGCCTCCGCTCCTCCGTCCTTAATCACAATTATCGTTTTCATTGCGCCAACGGCAGCGTGGATCATTGCACCCATCTCTAAAGCCGGCCCAGTATGCTCTTCTTCTTTCTTCTGCACAATTATCACGGTCGCCGCAATTATTGTTGCAGTTGTTGTTGCAATTGTTATTGCATCTACAGTTATTCCAGCAGGATCCGAAAAAGCAGCCCATATTTCACACCTCTCTTTTATTTATGTACTATATTATATGGGACGCTTAGACAAGATGTGAAAGAGGCGGATTTCAAAGCGTATGCATGATTCATTGCCCCCTCCCGGCAAACAGTGTTCCAACACTTCTGCCGATTTCATTTGTCACCGTGGAAGTGCCGACTTTTACTACGATTCGGTTTTGATACAATCCCATATTACACCTCAACAATTGCCGGCATATGTTTTGTAAGCGGCAAAAACCTGTGAATAATCTGCTTTGTTTCGATCTTCATATAACCCGTGGTTGTACCGTCGCTGCACCCGTACCATTCTTCACGGACAACATCTTTGTCAAAGACTATTTCCAAAGCATGATCGGTATCAAGCATTGCGCTGAAAACTGTTGCCGCACCAATCTTCGTTCCCAACATCTTTTCCATTAAATCCGCAGGGGCAAAGGATACACGAGACAGCCCTAATGCATTGCTGAACTCCTTTGACTTGAAAGGTTTATCACCTGCAGTAATAAACAGGTAAAAGGCTGTTTGCCGGCGATTGCAGAGAAACAAGGTCTTTACCATTTTCACGTTCAGCTTCTCATTAATCTGGAAGCAATCATCCATTGTAATTGCTTCATCGGTATCCACACGCTCAAATGGGATATGGAGAATATTAAGCGCATGGTATGTTTTTTCCTGTAAATCCGTTTTAAACCCGGACGGCGCAGTCGTATAAATATCACTTATAAAGAACATCATCAATTTCCTTTCCCTTGCACTTTTGGCATTCATAGTGTATCATGGTTTCATAAATTACAAAAACAAATGTTTATCATGGTTAGAATGACAAAATCAGATGAAAGGAGGTTGAAATTATATGGACATGAACATTCAGAAATACATGGCTTTCGTTAAAACCGTTGAGTATGGCAGTTTTACTAAGACAGCAGAGCTGCTGAATTACTCCCAATCCGGCATCAGCCGCATGATTAATGATTTAGAAAAGGAATGGCAGGTTTCGCTGCTTGAGCGTGGACGGGCTGGTGTACGCCTGACCTCTGATGGATTAATGCTGCTGCCATTTGCTCAAAGGGTGTGCAGCGAATATCAAAAATTACAGGCACAGGTAGACGAATTAAACGGTTTGCAGTCCGGCCTGATTCGGATTGGTACGTTTTCCAGCGTGGCAACTCATTGGCTCCCTAATATCATTAAAAAGTTTCAAAAGGATTACCCTAATATTGATTATGAGCTTCTGCTGGGTGACTACACAGAAATTGAAAGCTGGATTTTAGAGGGACGTGTGGATTGCGGCTTTCTCAGACTGCCTACACTTTCAGAGTTTGAAACAACCTTTTTAGATCAAGATAAACTGCTGGCAGTTCTGCCGGAAAATCACCCTATGGCTCATTGTGAGCGCTTTCCGGTAAAAGCGCTGTGTGATTACCCTTTCATGCTTTTAGAAAAAGGCGCTAAGGCTGAAATATGGGAAATATTTGAAAAATGCAATATCAAACCAAAAGTTCATTTTACGACATGGGACGATTACGCTATCATGTCTATGGTAGAAAGTGGATTGGGTATCAGCATTCTGCCGGAACTGATCTTACAGCGTATTCCGTATAGGATTGCAGTAAAGGAATTGGATATACCTGCCTACCGCAATATTGGTCTAGCAATGAAAGATAAAAAAACTGCTTCCCTCGCTGTTAAGAGATTTTTAGACTATCTGCCATTCAGAAACAAGCCGGAAGAAGAAAAACTGCAGTAAACGTTTCTCTAAAACTTTACGATCCTATGAAATGGTGATTGACAACAGGGCTGCTTGGTCCGATGGATGTTCCGCTGTTTCATCAGCTTTTGCTTTTGACAAACAATCAAGGTTTATGCTTAAAGATAATTCAAAAAAGTTAGCCTTGACTAACACCCACCCGCGATATTATAATTAGAATAATTCTAAAAGGAGTAATAATATGACTGCTTATTCATCACTAATTCTCGATATTATTAATTCATCAGAAGAACACCTTACTGCTGAACAGATCTATCTGAAATTGAAGGAGACTTCCTCAAAGATCGTGCTGGCAACTGTATACAATAATTTAAATACATTGTATGAGAATGAGCTCATTCAAAAGGTTGTAATAGAGGGAAGTCCAGATAGATATGACAAAAACATCATAAGACATGATCATCTGGTCTGTAAACAGTGCGGGCGTTTATCCGATATTGTACTTAAGGATCTAACGGCAAATCTAAAAAAAGAAATTGGAGAAGAAGTTCTTTCTTATGATTTAAAAATCAGCTATATTTGCCCTTCTTGCAGACAGGGAAAAGACAGCAAATAAGCATGACTCTAAGGAGTATGTGCTTAAAATATAAAAGGAGGTATTTATCATGCGATCTATAACAAAATTAAACATTCAGTACTCCCACCGTTTTCTCAATTATGAGGGAGAGGCCCAGTATCTTCACGGACATACCGGTTTGCTTACCATTGAGGTTGATGGTGATGTTGACGGCAGAACAGGCTTTGTGTACCCCTGCAACAGTATCAAACGTATTGCCTGGGATTACTTAAAAAACTTTGACCATGCTCTGATTTTACAGAAGGAAGATCCCATCTTACCGGAAATATTAAAAGTATATGAAGCACAGGGAATCCGTGACGGTGCAGAAACCAATACCATGGTTGGCGAGCCATTTGATACCGCGTTGGCAAAAGCTTATCCTGAGTGCCGTCTTGTGGTAGTTGAGAAAGTTGCGACCTGCGAAAACCTCATAGAAGTTTTCTACAGCCTGCTAAAAGATAAGTTGAACATTAAGAAAATGACATTCGCTTCAGGCGACAACTGCGCTTCTGCGGAATTTTAAACGAACTGTTTTTTTGACCAAATAAAAGAAAAAGGGGCTGGTGCACAAATGGATGAAAGAATCTATTGGAGCAGCTGCTCCTTTTTCATGCTTAAGAACCCATAAAAAGCTATGCAGGAAAAAAGCTGAGCCATAATATTAACCGGCAATATGAGCCAACACAACATAATGTGCAACGCAAAAATAAAAAAGCCTGGTAAATACCAGACTTTTTTGAGTGGAGCAGACGGGAGTTGAACCCGTGTCCAAAAACCAATTCCCTGTTCTTCTACTATCATAGTTAGTTTATTGACATTCCCTCCACCGCCCGGGAACTAACACCCTGACAGCTTCAGTAGCTTCATATTACGACCGTATGCTCAAAGCTTTGCAAACGTCGTTTCTCACATCGTCGATGCCGGGATCTTAAAGTGTGAGTGCCTTAAGGCCGACAAGCTGCATTAAGCAGCTAATGCTAATTCGTTATTGTTAGCGTTTATATTTAGGTTTGCCATTTAACGCATCGCATGCGGATAGCTTCACCAGCTGCATAGCCCCTGTCGAAACCAGTACTGCCCCTGACTGGTACTCTTCTGGAGAGCATTCTCATACTAACATGAATGAAACCAATTGTCAAGACCTCCGCTTTGGCTGCCGCCATTACCTTGTGGCAATGCTGCCTTAAGATTCCCTTTCTGTGTTTTTTTGTCATAAAATAAAAGAAGCCGGCTTCCGGCCATTCCCTTCCGGGAACGACCGGAGGCTGACTTCCTTATTTTTAACGTTTTTCTTCTCTCAATTCCTGAGACTCATATTCTCCCGGCCTATTCCGCCTGCAGGGCAGCCATGGTAAAATAATTATAAGGCTGATTAAAATGAGGCAGGAAGAAAATATCCGTCAGCTTTAACCGGTCAATGGTGACCTGCTCCTGGATCGCAAGGGAAAACATGTGGATTGCCATGGAAATATCATATTCTGAACACAGCTGTGCACCCAGGATGATCCGGGTTTTCTTATCATAAACGATCCTGATTTTCACTTTATAATTGTCATGCTCAATAAAGGCCGGTTTCTGGGTATCCTCATAATCCGCTGCTGCCGCATCATACCCCAGCTTTTTGGCCTTTGCATAAGAAATTCCTGTTGAAACCATTTTCAGGTTCCAGATACAGATCCCATTGGATCCCTGGACGCCAATGGATTCCAGGGGAGTGCCGCATGCATTATGTGCAGCCACAATTCCGGAACGTACGGCATTGGTGGCCAAGGCGATGTAGTTTGTTTTCTGAATGGAATTGTCAAAAACGGTTGCACAGTCACCGATCGCATATACATCAGGGCGGCTGGTCTGCTGCCGTTTGTCCACCAGATACGCTCCATTGGAGAACAGCTCCAGCTCGTCCCTGCCTAACTGGTTATTTGGCTTAAAACCGATTCCCAGTATTACCATGTCGGCATGATATTCGTTTTTGTCGGTGATCACTTTTTCCACCTTGCCGTTTCCGGACAGCTTTTTCACGGTTTCTCCATAAACCAGCTGAATGCCGTGGCTTGTTAAGTTCTCGGACATGATATCGGAAAATTCCTGATCATAATAGCCTGACAGGCAGGTGTGCATGTTGTCGATCAGGGTGACATTCTTTCCTACGCGGCGGAATGCTTCCGCTAATTCAACGCCAATATACCCTGCCCCTACAATTGCCACATCCTTTATGGAGTCATGGTGCAGTTTATCAATGACATCCTTGGCATTCTGAAACAGCTTTACATATTGGACGTTGTCCAGATCTTTCCCTTCAATATCAGGAGATATGGGAAGAGAACCTGTTGCAAGAATCAGTTTATCGTATTCCTGCTGGTATCTCCTGCCATACTTTCCCACAGCATAAACAAGCTTTTTATCATAATCAATGCGGTCCACTTTGGTTTCCATGTAAACCTTTGCGCCTTTTTCTTCAAATATGTCCTTGTTGCAATAAAACAGGCCTTCTGAGGAATGGATCTGCTCCCCGATCCAAAGAGCCATACCGCAGCCCAGAAAACTGATGTTGTCATTGGAATCAAATATAATGACTTTTTTATCTTTATATTTGTCTAAAATTGTGTTGATTGCTGCCGTTCCGGCATGGTTTGCCCCGATTACAACGATGCGTTCCATAAATAGCCTCCTTAAAAGTCTTTTTTCTTATCATACCACATCGTTAAAATAAAAACAATTATTATTATTAAAATTCTGCTTTTTACAGATCGTCAATCAGGGCGCTGCTCTTGGCATAGGCCGTACTTTTGGCTTCAAAAAAGTCAGTTTTGATCAAATTGGCGTTGCTGTACTGGCTGACCCAAAACATGGTCTCCGGCTCCCTGTCATGGCCCTGATAGATCTTTTCCCAGCCAAGGCTTGCACACCGTAAATTTCCCAGATACATGATGTAGTCTGTGATCATTTCCCTGGTAAGGCCCGGCACCTCGTCTCCGATAGCATAGCAGCCCCAGGCGATCTCCTGCTCACAGCCTTGCCTGATCATTTCCCGGTAAACCTCCACCCGTTCCCTGGTAAACAGCTCCGGCTCCTCCTTTACCAGTTCCAGGATCATGTTGCGGAACAGCCAAAGATGCGTGTTCTCATCCCGGTTGATGTAGCGGATCTCCTGGGAGGAACCTGTCATCTTATGGTTCCGTCCCAGGTTATAAAAGAACATAAAACCGCTGTAAAAATACACGCCTTCCAGAATATAATTAGCCACAACCGCCTTCATAAAGGCAAATGCGCTTTTGTCCTTTTGAAATTCATTATACAGATCACCGATAAAGGTATTGCGGGCAAGAAGATAAGGGTCGCTCTTCCACTGATAGAGGACTTCATTCCGCTTCTGAGGCTCACAGATGGTATCCAGCATATAGCTGTAGCTCTGACTGTGCACCGCCTCCTGGAATGTCTGAATGGAAAGGCAGAGATTGATCTCATTAGCAGTCACATATTCCCCAAGGGCCGGTAAATTGGCGGTCTGGATGCTGTCTAAGAACACCAGAAAGGACAATATCTTATCATAAGCCCGCCGCTCCTGAGGACTTAATAAAGGATAGTCCTTCCGGTCCCTGCTCAAATTGATTTCTTCCGGAATCCAGAAATTATTCATGGCCTGGCGGTACCAGTCACTTACCCAGGTGTATTTCATGTTGTTAAAATCATTAAGGTTTGTCGTGTTGCCGTTGATCATCCGGCGTTTTCTTACCTCAATTTCCCCATCCGGATGAAAAAGGGGCCTCTTTTTTAATTGTTCCATATCGGTCTTTTCACTTTCTCCAGTTTTATTATTCTCCTAAAGGCCCTTTAGCTGGAGCAGGCCTCGCAGTCATCCACTTCCAGACTTTTGGAGCGGATATAATAAATGGTTTTCACACCCCATTCCCAGGCCAGGATATAAAGTCCAAGCACCTGGCGAAGGGTGTAGTCATTGGTTATATAAAGGTTCATACTCTGGGCCTGATCCACATGGCGCTGGCGGACTCCTGCCGCCTGCACAGACCATTTCTGATCAATGTAATGGGCATTTTTATACTTCCAGAATGTGTCCGGCGATAAGTCCGGGGCCACCCTGGGCACCAGACCGTTCTTTTTTTCCTCCAGATAATACCGGTTTAAAACAGGGTCCAGTCCTGCCGTGGTTCCGGCGATCATGCTGGTGCTGCTGGTGGGCGCTATGGCAAGGAGCCAGCCGTTTCTCATTCCGTGGGCAGCCACTTTTTCCCGAAGGCTCTTCCACTTTTCAGAGCAATATCCCCGTTTATCAAAATACGCCCCTGTCTGCCATTCACTGCCTTCATACAGATCATATCTTCCCTTTTCCTCAGCAAAGTCGCAGCTGGACTGGATCGCCGCATAATTGATTGCTTCAAACACCCGGTCGGAAAATTTTAAATGCTCCTCTGATTCCCAGGAGATCCCGTTTTTTGCCAGCATGTGGTGATATCCGCTCACCCCAAGCCCCACCGGACGGTAACGAAGGCTGGTAACCTGGGCATAGGGAACAGGGAAAAAGTTTAAGTCAATCACATTGTCCAACGCCCGGATGGCGCTCCTGGTCAGTTCCGTCAGTTCCCGGGTATCCTTAAGATCGATTTTTCCCAGGGAAAGGCTTGCTAAGTTGCAGACCACAAAGTCACCAGGTTTTGTTATTGTTACCACAACGGTTTCCCCGTCCATTGTCTGGATCTGCTGCTCCACGTGTTCCACGGCGCTCATGTTCTGGGCAATTTCCGTACAAAGGTTGCTGCAGTAAATGATGCCGCAGTGGCTGTTGGGATTGGCCTCATTTACAATATCCCGGTTAAAAGTAAAAGGCGTTCCGGTCTCCACGGCACTCTTTAACACCAGACGGATGATGTCCTTAATGGGGATGACCCGCTTCTGGATGCGGCTGTCATTTACACAATCAAGGTAACGCTCCTCCCACTGGGCTCCATAAGAGTCTTCCAGCGCCCAGCCCTTTACAGTCAGAATTTCATGAGGGCACATTAAGTACCAGTCCCCCTCGATGTTCTCCTTTGCCTGCTTCCAGAACAGATTGGGGTAGCAGATGGCAGGAAAAACATCGTGAGCCTTCATCCGGTCATCGCCGTTATTGGTTTTCAGAGTCAGAAATTCAGGCAGATCCTTATGCCAGACATCCAGGTAAACCGCCACCGCCCCCTGCCGCACTCCCAGCTGGTCCACTGCCACGGCGGTATCATTGGCCAGCTTGATCCACCGGATCACACCTCCCGCAGCTCCCTTAAAACCGCGGATCGCGCTTCCTGCAGCTCGGACTTTTCCAAAGTAAAGGCCCATGCCTCCTCCGAACTTGCTGACCTTAGCAAAGCTGTCAATACTCCGGTAAATTCCATCCAGGCTGTCCGGCACTGTATCAATAAAGCAGGAGGAAAGCTGATGGTAAGGCTTTCTGGCGTTTGAAAGGGTGGGGGTGGCCATGGTGACCTTTAAGGTGCTGAGCATATCGTAAAACCGTTTTACCCAAGTCTCCCGGTCTTCCTTTTCCAGCATGGCAAGATGCATGGCAATTCCCAGAAACATTTCCTGGGGTGTTTCCAAAGGCGTATTCTGACGGCTTCGGATCACATACCGGTTAAGCAGCAGCTCCAGCCCTGAATAGTTGAACAGATGGTTTCTCTCCTGATCCATGAACGTTTCATACCGGTGGATTTCTTCCTCCTTGTAATTCTCCAGTATGTAATCTCCGTAAAGCCCCTCCTCTG of the Lacrimispora indolis DSM 755 genome contains:
- a CDS encoding ribonucleotide-diphosphate reductase subunit beta, producing the protein MEQLKKRPLFHPDGEIEVRKRRMINGNTTNLNDFNNMKYTWVSDWYRQAMNNFWIPEEINLSRDRKDYPLLSPQERRAYDKILSFLVFLDSIQTANLPALGEYVTANEINLCLSIQTFQEAVHSQSYSYMLDTICEPQKRNEVLYQWKSDPYLLARNTFIGDLYNEFQKDKSAFAFMKAVVANYILEGVYFYSGFMFFYNLGRNHKMTGSSQEIRYINRDENTHLWLFRNMILELVKEEPELFTRERVEVYREMIRQGCEQEIAWGCYAIGDEVPGLTREMITDYIMYLGNLRCASLGWEKIYQGHDREPETMFWVSQYSNANLIKTDFFEAKSTAYAKSSALIDDL
- a CDS encoding 6-pyruvoyl trahydropterin synthase family protein, coding for MRSITKLNIQYSHRFLNYEGEAQYLHGHTGLLTIEVDGDVDGRTGFVYPCNSIKRIAWDYLKNFDHALILQKEDPILPEILKVYEAQGIRDGAETNTMVGEPFDTALAKAYPECRLVVVEKVATCENLIEVFYSLLKDKLNIKKMTFASGDNCASAEF
- a CDS encoding Fur family transcriptional regulator; its protein translation is MTAYSSLILDIINSSEEHLTAEQIYLKLKETSSKIVLATVYNNLNTLYENELIQKVVIEGSPDRYDKNIIRHDHLVCKQCGRLSDIVLKDLTANLKKEIGEEVLSYDLKISYICPSCRQGKDSK
- a CDS encoding LysR family transcriptional regulator; this encodes MDMNIQKYMAFVKTVEYGSFTKTAELLNYSQSGISRMINDLEKEWQVSLLERGRAGVRLTSDGLMLLPFAQRVCSEYQKLQAQVDELNGLQSGLIRIGTFSSVATHWLPNIIKKFQKDYPNIDYELLLGDYTEIESWILEGRVDCGFLRLPTLSEFETTFLDQDKLLAVLPENHPMAHCERFPVKALCDYPFMLLEKGAKAEIWEIFEKCNIKPKVHFTTWDDYAIMSMVESGLGISILPELILQRIPYRIAVKELDIPAYRNIGLAMKDKKTASLAVKRFLDYLPFRNKPEEEKLQ
- the nox gene encoding H2O-forming NADH oxidase, translated to MERIVVIGANHAGTAAINTILDKYKDKKVIIFDSNDNISFLGCGMALWIGEQIHSSEGLFYCNKDIFEEKGAKVYMETKVDRIDYDKKLVYAVGKYGRRYQQEYDKLILATGSLPISPDIEGKDLDNVQYVKLFQNAKDVIDKLHHDSIKDVAIVGAGYIGVELAEAFRRVGKNVTLIDNMHTCLSGYYDQEFSDIMSENLTSHGIQLVYGETVKKLSGNGKVEKVITDKNEYHADMVILGIGFKPNNQLGRDELELFSNGAYLVDKRQQTSRPDVYAIGDCATVFDNSIQKTNYIALATNAVRSGIVAAHNACGTPLESIGVQGSNGICIWNLKMVSTGISYAKAKKLGYDAAAADYEDTQKPAFIEHDNYKVKIRIVYDKKTRIILGAQLCSEYDISMAIHMFSLAIQEQVTIDRLKLTDIFFLPHFNQPYNYFTMAALQAE
- a CDS encoding prolyl-tRNA synthetase associated domain-containing protein, with translation MMFFISDIYTTAPSGFKTDLQEKTYHALNILHIPFERVDTDEAITMDDCFQINEKLNVKMVKTLFLCNRRQTAFYLFITAGDKPFKSKEFSNALGLSRVSFAPADLMEKMLGTKIGAATVFSAMLDTDHALEIVFDKDVVREEWYGCSDGTTTGYMKIETKQIIHRFLPLTKHMPAIVEV
- a CDS encoding ribonucleoside-diphosphate reductase subunit alpha, which translates into the protein MDKRNGKQEILEYFKAVEELEEVLDGIQKEWDSPSYDLDHLSIKFTGFCKKDMSLEERLGALIQAAVELTTQEAPDWEYIGARLLLLRFDIRLKAELDQRQIGSFYDKICFLTEEGLYGDYILENYKEEEIHRYETFMDQERNHLFNYSGLELLLNRYVIRSRQNTPLETPQEMFLGIAMHLAMLEKEDRETWVKRFYDMLSTLKVTMATPTLSNARKPYHQLSSCFIDTVPDSLDGIYRSIDSFAKVSKFGGGMGLYFGKVRAAGSAIRGFKGAAGGVIRWIKLANDTAVAVDQLGVRQGAVAVYLDVWHKDLPEFLTLKTNNGDDRMKAHDVFPAICYPNLFWKQAKENIEGDWYLMCPHEILTVKGWALEDSYGAQWEERYLDCVNDSRIQKRVIPIKDIIRLVLKSAVETGTPFTFNRDIVNEANPNSHCGIIYCSNLCTEIAQNMSAVEHVEQQIQTMDGETVVVTITKPGDFVVCNLASLSLGKIDLKDTRELTELTRSAIRALDNVIDLNFFPVPYAQVTSLRYRPVGLGVSGYHHMLAKNGISWESEEHLKFSDRVFEAINYAAIQSSCDFAEEKGRYDLYEGSEWQTGAYFDKRGYCSEKWKSLREKVAAHGMRNGWLLAIAPTSSTSMIAGTTAGLDPVLNRYYLEEKKNGLVPRVAPDLSPDTFWKYKNAHYIDQKWSVQAAGVRQRHVDQAQSMNLYITNDYTLRQVLGLYILAWEWGVKTIYYIRSKSLEVDDCEACSS